The following proteins are encoded in a genomic region of Stutzerimonas balearica DSM 6083:
- a CDS encoding dynamin family protein has translation MLDTQKALISYLNSLAQVIENVRTAELDIKGEPTQTQAFAQAVAERELLVPVVGAFSAGKSSLLNAIIGSSILPMDIKPETAIPTELRHDTQERLEALFADGRTERFGIEQLPALQERAEELQLLRLYINRPALKGLAPLVLVDMPGFNSPLDAHNKAIAHYIGEGAHYLFVVSVEEGSLHKQILRNMDEVTLMGRNFSVCVNKADLKPAADVQGICDYISEQLEDEGFPATVCAVSKNDISSVNAMLGSFNPEELFGSIFQPELLQQNFAIESTLSTALAGLNSDKESNEQKIAEIEDALRALEQEREQQTQANSAGNLERIVDEVLRSVHTRLAGSIDEMARAALRSQDEMTRIISDEVRSGLTVGLKRATDSMSAHMVNEFSQHVSGSLRPELHLTQNNWTDSLLQTLQAQLLPGLLSAIGGQAGGAASGLLTTAMSSMAAARLIPNPILQVVVTVLPSLLGALFSRISEGQKLEQAKDAIRTQVLPDVERGLRPEISSFLLQAQEEIVRAVSDAFDQQIKAQKDILEKINQQAESGNLEARIRVLEEALAEVRALAHAHLQTAKR, from the coding sequence ATGCTCGACACGCAAAAGGCTCTTATTAGTTATCTAAATTCTTTAGCTCAGGTCATCGAAAACGTTCGTACGGCTGAGCTGGATATCAAAGGCGAGCCCACACAAACTCAGGCGTTTGCGCAGGCGGTTGCAGAACGTGAACTGCTGGTACCTGTGGTGGGTGCGTTCAGCGCCGGTAAATCTTCGCTTCTCAATGCCATCATCGGCAGCAGCATCCTGCCGATGGATATCAAGCCGGAAACCGCTATCCCAACCGAGTTGCGCCACGATACGCAGGAGCGGCTGGAGGCTTTGTTTGCCGATGGCCGTACCGAGCGATTCGGCATTGAGCAGTTGCCTGCCCTGCAGGAGCGGGCGGAAGAGCTTCAGCTATTGCGGCTATACATCAACCGTCCGGCGTTGAAGGGGCTGGCGCCGCTGGTGCTGGTGGATATGCCCGGTTTCAATTCGCCGCTCGATGCCCATAACAAAGCCATCGCCCACTACATCGGCGAAGGGGCGCACTATCTGTTTGTGGTCAGTGTTGAAGAAGGATCGTTGCACAAGCAGATCCTGCGCAATATGGATGAAGTCACTCTCATGGGCCGCAACTTCAGCGTTTGCGTGAACAAGGCAGACCTCAAGCCCGCTGCCGATGTGCAGGGCATTTGCGACTACATCAGCGAGCAACTCGAGGATGAGGGCTTTCCGGCCACGGTATGCGCTGTCAGCAAAAACGATATCTCCTCCGTCAACGCCATGCTGGGCAGCTTCAATCCAGAGGAGCTGTTCGGCTCAATTTTCCAGCCTGAACTGCTCCAGCAAAATTTCGCCATCGAAAGCACCCTGAGTACGGCGCTGGCTGGGCTGAACAGCGACAAGGAAAGTAACGAGCAGAAAATTGCTGAGATAGAAGATGCCTTGCGCGCCTTGGAGCAAGAGCGTGAGCAGCAAACCCAGGCAAACAGTGCCGGGAATCTGGAGCGCATTGTCGATGAGGTATTGCGCAGCGTGCACACACGCCTTGCCGGCTCTATAGATGAGATGGCCCGCGCGGCCTTGCGCAGCCAGGATGAGATGACTCGGATCATTTCCGATGAAGTGCGCAGCGGTCTGACTGTAGGGCTTAAGCGAGCTACGGACAGTATGTCTGCCCATATGGTGAATGAGTTCAGCCAGCACGTCAGCGGCTCCCTGCGGCCGGAGCTGCATCTGACGCAGAACAACTGGACAGACAGCTTGCTGCAAACGCTGCAAGCGCAGCTGCTGCCAGGCCTGCTTTCGGCTATTGGCGGCCAAGCCGGCGGCGCAGCCAGTGGACTGTTGACCACTGCGATGTCAAGCATGGCAGCCGCGCGTCTTATCCCCAATCCCATCCTCCAGGTCGTGGTTACCGTCCTGCCCAGTCTGCTCGGCGCGCTTTTCAGTCGCATTAGCGAGGGGCAAAAGCTGGAGCAGGCCAAGGACGCTATTCGCACACAGGTACTGCCGGATGTGGAGCGCGGCCTGCGCCCAGAGATCAGCAGCTTCCTGCTCCAGGCGCAGGAAGAAATCGTGCGAGCTGTCTCTGATGCTTTTGACCAGCAGATCAAAGCGCAAAAAGACATTTTGGAAAAAATCAATCAGCAAGCCGAGAGCGGCAATCTCGAGGCGCGGATCCGGGTATTGGAAGAAGCCCTTGCCGAGGTGCGTGCGCTGGCTCATGCGCATTTGCAGACCGCTAAGCGGTAA
- a CDS encoding dynamin family protein encodes MLVEQRIEKLVNGMQKLNAIVAKYPGPGFTDGVYGDSAPLKPETVQRDANAMAQEGRNLRVGVIGRVKAGKSSLLNALMFDGKDVLPQAATPMTASLTVLRYSEQANPYAEVEYFLPEDVNDMRLLAEEYDERFRIALAERQKAAEEKAARPGARAVPKPDPERLKASVKRELDADPRLGGAKDMYERIRVAGGLPANETQRIEGRDLADLQTKLADYVGAGGRFTPFTKCLSLYLPLPALEGVDVVDTPGVNDPIRSREERTMEELHNCDVVFVVSPSGQFLNQQDLDLMGRLTYKDGVREVFLVASQIDGQLFGSERDKHEGRLPDVLQGLRHTLASQAGGSLGAVPGGNQGLDTLKSQLAERLVVTSSVAYALLTQPESDWDDNARHTWSLLSTGYPAECAQVASAKSHLEAMAGIAQTELMLEQVRGRKQAITDEKINAFLDDQAKALRGYLDGAPEAVRRNREEIVNAKAGDLEEKLSAMQSFREAAVRATNVAVGDIAEDAGESLRRQINSKIQELFSGAQNTAEQSKDYEVEYTDPSTLRKVASFLTLGLVSAERTSKTVQTVDSTKIRSALEGFQASFSTQITTLVDNTRQGLRKKIEAGILAALREHKVVSDRDIDTTRLAQACRSALAMVRDFDDPELPSLPSNLMQNGTLKGSDASSYESAALEYLAQLKKLAAKEARVLTKSFEERLNAADVGNALFVHYEEHLNGVRAQIQDRDKTLQRYDELLVELQELQSYV; translated from the coding sequence ATGCTCGTCGAGCAACGCATCGAAAAACTCGTGAATGGCATGCAAAAGCTGAATGCCATTGTCGCCAAATATCCCGGTCCCGGTTTCACTGATGGCGTTTATGGCGACTCAGCGCCGCTTAAGCCGGAAACGGTACAGCGTGATGCGAACGCAATGGCGCAGGAAGGGCGCAATCTGCGCGTGGGCGTCATTGGCAGGGTCAAGGCAGGCAAGTCTTCACTGCTCAATGCGCTGATGTTCGACGGTAAGGATGTACTGCCCCAGGCCGCTACGCCGATGACCGCTTCGCTGACGGTTCTGCGCTACAGCGAGCAGGCCAACCCCTATGCTGAGGTGGAGTATTTCCTCCCGGAAGACGTGAACGATATGCGCCTGCTGGCAGAGGAGTATGACGAGCGCTTCCGAATTGCCTTGGCAGAAAGGCAGAAAGCCGCCGAAGAAAAGGCGGCCCGCCCAGGTGCCCGCGCTGTGCCAAAACCAGACCCGGAGCGCCTCAAGGCCTCGGTAAAACGTGAGCTCGATGCCGACCCAAGATTGGGCGGTGCTAAGGATATGTATGAACGTATCCGCGTTGCCGGTGGCTTGCCAGCCAATGAGACTCAGCGCATTGAAGGGCGTGATCTTGCGGACCTGCAAACCAAGCTGGCTGATTATGTCGGTGCAGGAGGGCGCTTTACGCCCTTCACCAAGTGTCTGTCGCTGTATTTACCGCTACCGGCGCTAGAAGGCGTGGATGTAGTCGATACCCCCGGCGTGAATGACCCTATTCGTTCCCGTGAAGAGCGCACCATGGAGGAACTGCACAATTGTGATGTGGTTTTCGTGGTCAGCCCTTCGGGGCAGTTCCTGAACCAACAGGATCTGGACCTGATGGGCCGTCTGACCTACAAGGATGGCGTGCGCGAGGTCTTTCTTGTCGCCAGCCAAATTGACGGTCAGTTGTTTGGCAGCGAGCGTGATAAACACGAAGGTCGCCTTCCCGACGTGCTGCAAGGGCTGCGGCACACCTTGGCAAGCCAGGCCGGGGGCTCCCTCGGGGCTGTACCAGGCGGCAATCAGGGCCTGGACACGCTTAAAAGCCAACTGGCGGAGCGCCTCGTTGTTACCTCCAGCGTTGCCTATGCCCTGTTGACCCAACCCGAATCCGATTGGGATGACAACGCACGCCATACCTGGTCGCTGCTGAGTACAGGTTATCCGGCGGAGTGCGCTCAAGTGGCCAGCGCCAAGAGCCACCTCGAGGCTATGGCCGGCATTGCGCAAACCGAGCTCATGCTTGAGCAGGTGCGTGGGCGTAAGCAGGCCATCACTGACGAAAAGATCAACGCTTTTCTGGATGACCAAGCCAAGGCCTTGCGTGGATACCTGGACGGTGCACCAGAGGCTGTGCGGCGTAACCGTGAAGAGATCGTCAATGCCAAGGCCGGCGACTTGGAAGAAAAGCTCAGCGCCATGCAAAGCTTCCGTGAAGCGGCTGTCCGGGCAACCAATGTTGCCGTGGGGGATATTGCAGAGGACGCCGGGGAGAGCTTACGCAGGCAAATAAACAGTAAGATCCAAGAACTTTTCAGCGGTGCTCAAAATACGGCTGAGCAGTCGAAAGACTATGAGGTCGAATACACAGATCCAAGTACCTTACGCAAGGTCGCTAGCTTCCTTACTTTGGGGTTAGTCAGTGCCGAGCGAACATCAAAAACAGTCCAGACCGTTGATTCCACTAAAATTCGCAGTGCGCTCGAGGGTTTTCAGGCTTCATTCAGCACTCAAATAACCACTCTTGTCGATAACACTCGCCAAGGGCTTCGCAAGAAAATCGAAGCAGGGATTCTGGCGGCTCTGCGAGAGCACAAGGTTGTCAGCGATCGGGATATCGATACTACCCGTCTCGCGCAAGCGTGCAGGTCCGCCTTGGCCATGGTCCGGGACTTCGATGATCCTGAGCTGCCTTCACTGCCATCCAACCTGATGCAAAACGGCACATTGAAAGGCAGTGACGCCAGCAGTTACGAAAGCGCTGCCCTGGAATATCTAGCACAACTGAAAAAGTTGGCTGCCAAAGAAGCGCGTGTTCTGACAAAGAGTTTCGAAGAACGCTTAAATGCTGCCGATGTGGGTAATGCGCTTTTTGTGCATTACGAAGAGCATCTCAATGGGGTCAGAGCGCAGATACAAGACAGGGATAAAACCTTGCAGCGCTACGACGAGCTGTTGGTCGAACTCCAGGAGCTGCAAAGTTATGTCTGA
- a CDS encoding dynamin family protein, which yields MSDLLLTPQLEPALTRLKSIWPWGRKGLIEQLQQHITAADERTVRMQALRQRIEAELTRVKAELVRTETDLEQWQSQHQQLEAAHAVQTQQLLERSIAYDALKESQEQLQLEYETLGKTAALIESRYTLVCNILNSKPAENAALSELKGWLAGEFARDVQRLELSADVTSPALEQANAIGLHVELLSDSPALRTKFLVAVAGGFSSGKSSFVTSFMRKEYSQLLAKGIQPVTAIPTYVMPGNELSIYGHTSKGAHVQLSKDEYAQLTHDFIANMGFSVKEIMPHVVIESPMPGLKHLAFIDMPGYDPAASDTADTAADHGIASAALSEADAVIWLVALDSNGTLPANDLEFLLQHADDRPLYVVLNKADLRPLANLEAVIEEIKEHLEDSGIQFEGICAYSSTLAKELLHEGKSLSEVMNEWDHLSDAALVLHKEFDTLVTNLAKHSSQQLHKVEMVGELAHSLELDILEIAGSESAVFQTAQSRIRQLKELAESIFGVERSEISQTLENMRLCGHKLLQENFGPYLVHPLKHEVSLE from the coding sequence ATGTCTGACTTATTGCTCACGCCTCAGTTGGAGCCTGCACTTACGCGCCTGAAAAGCATTTGGCCGTGGGGCCGCAAGGGGCTGATCGAGCAGCTTCAGCAGCACATCACAGCCGCCGATGAGCGTACGGTGCGCATGCAGGCCTTGCGCCAGCGCATCGAGGCTGAGCTAACCAGGGTCAAAGCCGAGCTAGTCAGAACTGAAACCGATCTCGAACAGTGGCAGTCGCAGCATCAGCAGTTAGAGGCGGCGCACGCTGTGCAAACGCAGCAGCTACTGGAGCGATCAATCGCCTATGACGCGTTGAAAGAGTCGCAAGAGCAGCTTCAGCTTGAGTATGAAACGCTCGGCAAAACGGCGGCTTTGATCGAGAGCCGCTACACCCTGGTCTGCAATATCCTCAACAGCAAGCCGGCCGAGAACGCTGCCCTGAGCGAGCTAAAGGGTTGGTTGGCAGGCGAATTCGCCCGAGACGTGCAGAGGCTCGAACTGTCCGCCGATGTTACCAGTCCGGCTTTGGAGCAGGCGAACGCTATCGGGTTGCACGTAGAGCTTCTCAGCGACTCGCCTGCACTGCGTACCAAGTTCCTGGTAGCAGTGGCTGGTGGCTTCAGCAGTGGCAAATCATCCTTCGTTACCAGCTTCATGCGTAAGGAATATTCGCAGCTGCTGGCAAAGGGTATCCAGCCGGTAACAGCGATTCCAACCTATGTGATGCCTGGCAATGAACTCTCAATCTATGGGCACACCAGCAAAGGCGCACACGTCCAGCTATCGAAGGATGAGTACGCTCAACTGACACATGACTTCATTGCGAACATGGGTTTCAGCGTTAAAGAGATCATGCCGCATGTGGTGATCGAATCCCCCATGCCCGGGCTGAAGCACCTTGCCTTCATCGATATGCCGGGTTACGACCCGGCAGCTTCTGATACAGCTGATACTGCCGCTGATCATGGAATCGCCAGCGCCGCCTTGAGCGAAGCGGATGCTGTGATCTGGCTGGTTGCGCTGGACAGTAACGGCACCTTACCCGCCAATGATCTCGAGTTTTTGCTGCAGCACGCCGATGACAGACCGTTATACGTCGTGCTCAACAAGGCAGATCTGCGGCCTCTCGCCAACCTGGAAGCAGTTATTGAGGAGATCAAAGAGCACTTGGAAGACAGCGGCATTCAATTCGAGGGTATTTGTGCTTACAGCTCAACGCTCGCAAAAGAACTGCTGCATGAAGGCAAAAGCCTCAGCGAAGTCATGAATGAGTGGGATCACTTGTCTGACGCAGCGCTTGTTCTCCATAAAGAATTCGACACGTTAGTTACAAACTTGGCGAAACACTCCAGCCAACAGCTCCATAAAGTCGAAATGGTCGGCGAGCTGGCTCACTCGCTTGAACTAGATATCTTAGAGATAGCAGGCTCTGAATCGGCAGTTTTCCAGACGGCTCAAAGTAGAATTAGACAGTTGAAAGAGCTGGCAGAGAGTATTTTTGGCGTCGAGCGAAGCGAAATATCTCAGACGCTTGAGAATATGCGTTTGTGTGGTCACAAACTTCTGCAGGAAAATTTCGGACCGTATCTCGTTCATCCGTTAAAGCATGAAGTGTCCTTGGAGTAA